gtcatatttatgaaaaaatgctgattttaatAGTTTTCCTGTTTCACTAAACCAGAAAATGCTTCTGTTCATCTATctgagagagattgagagaggtGGCTGTTGACTGGATATGATTCATGTAAATGCAGTGTTGAATTTACTACTAatttattactactactacaatCTACCAGTCATGTCCACAGAAAGATGTGATTGGatttcattttcctgcaatTCTGCACCACGCTCGCCTACAATCCAGACAACCAGCTTTTCTGGCTAGGGTGTTACAGGAGCTGTCTGCATGGTCCACTCCACTATGGTTTGTCCCCTGGATAGcaattttcacacaaaacagaaagcatACAAAGTATTAcaatttaatgaatgaatgaatgaataaattttgttcatttattcttttgagATGTAGGAGAGATGCTTATGAATCTGGACtatgaaattttgttttatttttgttatcattattttgttttattactataaatgtatattataaataGTATGTAAGAAGCAAGTGATTTTTTCTGTACTGTGGTAGTTAAGAAAGTGCAGCGACACTGAGAAGtcaccctctctgtgtgtagGGTCCCTTGTATGCCGGCTCACTCCTGCATCGATCATGCTGGGTACTGATGATCCGGTCTGGTGCCTTTTTTAAATCTCTGTAGGGCTCCTCGGTGTGACCCCGCATTGCTGGGTACAGGACACTGTCACTGGACGGATCGTATTTTCTTGCTGCTCATGACGATAAGGACATGCGAGGATCAAGGCAGATTAGGCTATTGATATAAAGCACAGGACGCACCCAGCTCCGGGATCACTGCAGGTGTCCAGGCAGTTTGTGAGGCAGTGTATAGGTAAGTGTCTCGTAGCACTGGACGCTTTCGCTTGCCGTGGCCAGGTTTCTTTGCGTTGCCATCAGACGGACAGCAAGACAGTTTGGGTATGTTGGCTCCACAGTACCAGCATCTTAGATTGCCAATGTATTCAGATGTCTTGGGTTTTGGTGCCTAAACACCATTTCAGGTAGTAGAATTTGCTGTGGTTATGCACCTTGGAGAGGAATAGGGGTTCTGGCATGGTATATGATGGTAGCATGAGCAAAGTATCCATAATGTTCAGGAGTCTCGATAATGATGACAGTAAGAATGAGTAAACAGACACTGTTCTTGCAGTTGTGGCTATCAGTAATGGGGAGTTCAGTTCAGAAGTGTATAACTTTTGTAACAAGCTCAATGTTCAAGCTGTTAAcatgtttgtgactgtgtggaTAGAGCACCATACCTTAGACCTGTAGATTATGTGTGCAAATGAATTCAGCcttaagtaataataataattcaagtCAGAATAATACCTTGTTATAAGGTATCATGGCACAATATCCAAACTAGCTGCCGGGTTCCTGTGAGGTGTAGCCTTTTAACCCAAAGGCTTCCCTTTGTTTCCCCAGtagggcactgcttttgtacccttgagcagggAACGTAACCCCAAAATTTCTCCAGTAAATGTCTATAAATGGTTGATATGTAAATAGCTCTGGATAGAAGCACCTGATAAGCAAATGATACTGTCGTAGCTTTCATGGATATTTACAATGCTGATGTAAGCAGAATAGATTCTTAAATACTAGGGAATTGGAGCTTGAGGTCAGCGCTGTAACTAGTGGAAATCTGACTCGgcagtctgagtgtgtgtgtgtgtgtgactactGTCAGACTTTGCAGGCCAGCTGTAGCTGAGCATCATTGCTCATCTGCTCACACAAGAGATACACCAGGGCAGACAGCCTGTACATGCAGTGATTGAACGCAGCTGGTTAGCTTCTCAGAAACAGTGCGGCTTCATGTCCCGctcaggggcgtttctagccattgaaaagatcaggggcaagtcaagtttgcctggggcttgtcttttttttatttttgaagggagatcggcatcgggAGGTTATATCTGCCTTTATAATAAACACATATcatcacaccttcggacgctgcaagtcaagttctgctctgttacacagtctgtcttgttttgttataaacatctcctttttcagggcgaaaatattcgtGGGTTGggattaaaatatttggggctatagcccgGAATGATCGCACCTAACGACACCACTGGTCCCGCTTCTTTACATCCCATCCAGAgatcctcctcttcttctctagcatccccccccccggctgACACGCATCACCTTGCCTGAAGACCCTCCTCTCCCCATGGGCTCGACTGCACTCACCTGCTGTATCCTCTGCCTGCTGATGGGCCAGGCCATCGCCAAGTGCCGCCCCCAGAACTACACCCTCTACATGGAGCGGAAGGAGTGTGATCACTGCATGACCATTAACACCACCATCTGCAGTGGCTTCTGCTATTCCCGAGTAAGAGCCGTAAGCCGAGTAAAAGtaccacacactgctgttccaaATTCTATAATTAAAAGTaaagcatatataaataaagtgtaTTTTGGGGGGGTGGACCCTGTTTCACTCTCTAAATTCTGCTCTAGGACTGAATTGGATATTTTGACAGTTGTGAGGTAATTAATCAAGATGAAGGTAAAAATTGTAACTAGAGGTCCCACTCATGAAGCGCCATGTTCGCTCAAGTTTTTGCGAGGTAccttttttttatagttttgttttgtgttctgtcCAGTGTGCTTTAATTCATCTCTAGCACCTACCTCATGTGATATTAAGTTTAAAGGAATCATggtattactattattattggtatttaatatttattaactgaGACTGTGAGActatagtacattacattacattattggcatttagcagaccctcttaaccagagcaactttcataggttatagttttttataatgttatctatttatacagctggatatttactgaggcagttgtgggttaagtaccttgcccaagggtacaacagcagtgccccagtggggaattgaaccagcaacctttttggtgacaagtccagctccttaaccactatgctacactgctgccccggtAGTAGAACTTCTTAGTAGAAATCCTGCCTTTTAAGTTTAAAGTGAGTAACCCTTTGGGTGCTGTTTCAGGACAGCAACATGAGGGGACCCATATGGAAGCCTTACATGATCCAGCGGACCTGTGTGTATCAGTCGCTGGTGTACCGTACTGCGAAGCTGCCCGGCTGTCCCAGCAATGTCGACCCGCTTTTCTCTTACCCCGTGGCTTTGCAGTGCCACTGCAGCAGATGCAACACCACCAGCATCGAATGCGTCCAGAGGGCCAGAAGAACCTCCACCAGGTGCTCCAAGTCCATCCGCCATGTTGGCCCCTCCCTTGGCTAGAGCGACCACCACTTTTGAAGCATGTCTGTGGTTCTCCTCCTATTCTTCAATGAGTGATACAGTAATAGTAAGTCACATGACTTATATATGtgctatttatttaaataatatctTGAGTATTTTGAGGGATTGAATGGTAGAGTTGATTgtagaaaaaagtattttttcaggCAGAAAGGCAGCATGCAAGCTCACAATCAAAATGTGAGAGTTCACTGGCATGCATCCAGATTGAAGGTTGACGCCTCATCTATATCAAACAGTGTTctggaaaacatggaaaataccTAAGTTATAATTGTTTGCAATCAATTTATGCCACCAGGTCTTCTGATgtcataattatatataaactGTTAGCCAATACACATTGTTTTTAAGTTAGCTTAATTAGTAGCCATTCTTGTCAGTCATAGGTGTTGTGCACCtatcatttacttttacatgAATTGAGACGGAGATAAAGATTGTAATAGGCTATAGGAGGTTGAGTGAAATTTTTgctgtgtgaaactgaaatgaaaatgatgcttGGCAGCACATTTCCAATGATGGCAATTGAACTTAAGGGGATTTGCATAGCCTTGTCAGGATGAAGGTCCTGTAGCATGCCTTTGACCTGGTGGCAAAGTCAATGTGCACCTGTaatatttcagaaagaaatcaaaaacagCGTTTGAAGACTCTCTCCTGTCTGAGCACAACTTTGGCAAAGTCTCACAATAGCTCAAGATCAGCCATTTTCACCTCACTTGCAGTTCTGTTGATCCAACTTGTCATGTTtacagaaaagcattttttcataGGTTGCACACTAGTTATATTGCTTGACTGCTTGCAGTAATTGTGAGTCTGCCTGAGCAGATTGGCACATACTTGTTTGGCACTTTGGAATCATGAGTAGAACTGCTCATTGAACTGCTCGCGAGTTTTCTGCACATTGCTGACATCATGCTGTCATAATTActgctaataatgtaattattacatATATGGATGAAAGTACACACCAGGCTTTTTGCTCAATGCCatacaaaaaattatatatatatatatatatatatatatatatatatatatatgtgtgtgtgtggtgtttgcaAGACAGTTACTGTAACTCTGCCTTTATATCTGTTTTTTGAACATGCAATAAACTACACTAAAATCTTCgcaagcatgtttttttccatgaatgtcCTTGAAGTGATAGTTTCctgctttttctgtgttcatgCTAATGATAaacatgattattattattattattatcattattattgttgttgttaccATATGGATGAATGAGTTGGCTATATATTTAGATTGTCATTTATTGAAAGTAATGTATTGTGATGTGTAAAGATTTGTTTATGGGTCTGTTTACAGTAGTGGTCACAGATGCCTGTGACTATGTGCTATTCTTGCTTGTGCTCTCTTGTTCTGGTGTTTCAATGAGGGTGCTGAAACATTTTCTCAACACTAAACAATTCCAGGAATGATATCACTGGTTCACTAAAGCTGAACACCACACACAGGCCTGCCACAGCCTACATAACATGCTGTAATGGGATCAATACAAGCAGCATGTGTTCACCACAAgcagataatttttttttaattttaaatccATTATCTGTTCTTGCTCTCCTTGTCTTCTATCCATTTCCGAGTTTATCCTGAACTAATCCTGTGCATGTGGAAGCACAAACATGCAACATTTGGCCCCTGTTAGGAATGCAACACAGCGTATCGGATATTGATTCATGCTCTTCTTCCCAATGAACGCGTGACTCTACACCTTTGTTGGAATATTCTAAATTCCTTCTGCTGATCCAAAAGTAAGCATGTATAGACACAGTAAAAGCATGTTGTTCACATAGCTCCACACTTCTGTTTGAGTTTATTCTGAAGGTTAGACTAAGTTCAGGTGAAATTCAATTGATATCCTGGCTTAGATGAccaggaaaagaaaacactggtCTTTTGTTCATCTCTGAACATAAACCTGTTTTAAATATCAAGCTACAGTATAAAGATCCTTCCAATCTGCACTGTGAAAGAAGattttttgaaactgaaaaaaccCTGCAACCCTTTTGCCTTTTAAAACAGAATGACTTGACAACTGCCCCATAATCACCCAATTTTTGGCGATAGCAATGTTGATGGAATAGTGTGTCTTTTGTTTACCAACTGTTCTGTATAACATGCAGCCTTCAGGCAAAGTTGAAAAGTTCATTCAAGAAGAAACGAAGATGAGATAATTGCCGGTACATTTCCAGTAATGGGCTGCACCCCTTTTGAGTGGTCTATCTAGGTCACAAGGGTAGAATTACTCTTATGTGTTGAGCCCAACCtgttcttaatttttttctctgaccaCGTTTTGCAAGTCACCATGAAGGAGGCACACGTGCTCGGGAATACACATTGGGTGAAAGAGACTGCTGGGGCTTATTTTTAACTCATCTGCTCCAGGGAGAAATTGTGAGCATGTTTCTATGGAGAATGTCATCTGAACTGCCattacacacactgctgctgtacaccaTTGCAGTACAGCTTAGTTGTATCTAAATGATGAGTATATGATCACTAAGGCTGATTCATTCTCTCAGAGTCATACTTATCCACACATATGGTTACAGGATGAATGTCTCAAAGACattgatattcattttttatttatgatgattatgacattattattattattattattattattattattattaccatcatcatcatcatcatgggtGGTTATGGTTAATATTACAACTCACCACCGACAACAGTTTCCCATTTTCCATGATGTCtaacaaaatgaaagcacttCACTTCAGCATCAcgtaatatatatatatatatatatatatatatatatatatatatatatatatatatatatatatatatatatatgtttgtgtgtgtgtgtgtatgtgtttgttggtttgtttcttgtttgtttgttaatttaatgaaattaaattttactgATTTTCACTGCTCAAAATGTACTGCAGTGTACCTTCATTTACTCAAACATATCGTGCAGCCTGTAACTGGACCTCAATAGCGGCCATTAAAGTAATTACATAGGAATGGCATGAATTGTCCAGTAAACAAAAGCGGTGCCAGCTGTATTTTGAAAACCCAAAGCCCAGATATCGTCATGGATGAAGTGATCGACTTTAGCTGGAATTTGCCCCCTCAGCCTTTTGGAACGACACAAGCGGTCAATTGGGTTTTGCATGCCTATGCCTTTGGCTTACCAGCAAATAGACGGATTATTATGTTTGTTTGGTTGTGATTCTCATGTTGAACATAGCTCACAATACATTCAGGCATTTGGCTCCCTCTTTGAGCCATAAAATGGCGAAAAAGAATTATGATTTCTAAGTGTGGGTAaccatattaaaacaaaaagaggtATATGCATACTGATTTCATGATATTTATCCCCTTATGCCTGTCTTTGTACTATCTTTGCTTCTAGAGCTTTGGTGGACAATGCGAATTATACAGGTGAACTAACAGCAACACAAGCTGGATCTTGTATCAGCTAGGTCTCAGTCACAGTAACCTAATTTTATACCTCTTTCTTGGAACGGGACTTACAAGGTGCAAGCAGCTTAAttgtctttttgtgtcttttcatcTCAAAGAGCCACTTTGCACTGGCTTTTTCTGCAGATACAAATTCAGCATCAAGACAGTGCCGGTTTTACTGGCAGGGAAAATCATAAGTTTTACAGTGTAGCTGGTGTATCAGTCAGATCAAAACCTTCTGCCACTTTATTTAGTAATTTACACTTGTCAGTAACAGTGTACATGTAAAACATCCCATTGAAATGGATATAACCAATCCAAAAAATGGAGGGTAAATTAAGCAATAAACcccaaataaaatatgaagttAAATGGTAGATGCAACACAAATAAGACAGCATGCAAGTTGAACCACTTGCATTTGCTTCTATGGCTATTTTTACATACAATGTACACTATTTAGGTGCAAGGTGAGCACAGATTGTTCATGTTGTTAATAGGTTTTAGAACAGAATCCCCAGACAAGGTGTGGTGCAACACTGTCATCAACTCCATTTTAACAAATATTCTTCCTAAACCCCTGCAATGTTCTGCGAATTTCAAAAACTAGGGCGGTTATGTAACATAAGTCTTTTATCTGATGCGTGTCTGTCTTGGGAACATCTAAATATAATGCGgtacattttaaaaacgatTTAAGAAATTGAAACAAGATCTAAATCCCGTTTGTCACACATACAATGCACCATATAAACTGGACCGAAACATGATCTCCGTTGTGTAAAGGAAATCTTTACTAAAACTAGGTTACCCTTTAACTGGTTGAGGTAACAGGAGTTATGAAAGTTATGGAGTTATGCAATTatattgaaaattaatttccttGTGCGTATTTGATTTTTAGGTTTCAACACTACGTTTGCCACATCTCACAAGACCAATAGCTTCTGACCATTTATGgacaaaaa
This portion of the Megalops cyprinoides isolate fMegCyp1 chromosome 7, fMegCyp1.pri, whole genome shotgun sequence genome encodes:
- the LOC118780388 gene encoding thyrotropin subunit beta-like, whose protein sequence is MGSTALTCCILCLLMGQAIAKCRPQNYTLYMERKECDHCMTINTTICSGFCYSRDSNMRGPIWKPYMIQRTCVYQSLVYRTAKLPGCPSNVDPLFSYPVALQCHCSRCNTTSIECVQRARRTSTRCSKSIRHVGPSLG